The Streptomyces sp. NBC_00775 genome includes the window CCAGGCGCCGCGGCCACCAGGGGCGTACGGCGGTGTCGTCCAGGTCGCGCGTGTACGTGTGGAGGCTCACGCCGATCGCCGTCGAGGCCAGCAGCGGGGCGAGTGAGAGCAACGGAACCCTGCTGTACGGGTCGAGGTACGTGGCCGGGCGGCTCGCCAGCCACAGGGTGATGAGCGCGGCGCAGACCAGGGTCACCACAGTCGCAGGGACGGCGCGCGAGCGGGCGTAGAGGACGAGGGGGCCCGGCCCGGGGCCGGATACGGCGTTCACCTTGAGTCTCCGTGCGGCATTCACAGGGACGGGACCTCGCTCGCCTTCAGGTCGCACTTCTGGGCCGTCGCGAAGTAGCGGCTGAGCCAGGAGCGGCGTTCGTCGTCGGTCATGGCGGTGAGGTGCGCGTACGCCTTGTCCTCCGCGCGGAACCTCGCGAGTTCCTTCGTCTCACCCCGCTGTCGGGCCCGCGCCACGGATTGCTCGCGTATCTCCTTGGACACGGAATCAGGGGCCAGCCAGCGCAGTACGGCGTCGTCGGTGACCTGGATCCGCTGGGACGGCAGATCCTCGCAGTCGATGTGGACCAGCGCCCCGGCGGCCTCCCACGCATACTGCTCCGGGTCGGTCACCTTGCCGCGGACGACGCTCCAGCCGAACGGGGTGAGGATCGGCAGCTGTGCTTCGTCCTTGTGCGGGTCGCGCCCGAGGTCCTCGTAGCGGGCCGGCAGGTTCTGCACGCCCTTCAGACGGCCGGTGAGACCGGACAGTGCGTGCGTCACCTCCGGCAGCAGGCCCGGATAGGTGGCGTTGACGCAGATGTTCGGGGTGGTCGACTCGTCGCACACCTGCCGGTGGGTGAGCGGGTTGTCGCGCAGCAGGCCGTCGCCCGTCTGCACCAGGAGGACGGCGGTGGCGAGCGCGGCCGCGAGCGGCAGCAGCGCGGTGGCCCTGCGGTACGCGGCATGGGCCAGGAGCGCGGCGGTGGCCAGCCCGGCCGCCCACAGGGCCGACAGGAGCGGATACCACCAGACGGGGAGGACGCTGTCACCGAAGACGTGGAGCAGGGCGAGTGCGAGGAAACGGAGGCCGGACGGCTGTTTGCCGAGGGTGCCGGCGGCGACGTATCCGCAGATGGCGAGTACGGGAGCGGTCAGCCGGAAGGGCGCCACCCGCCCCGCCGTATGGCCGAGGACCGTACAGGCGGCGAGCGAGAGGGCGGTGGCCGCGTGGACGAGCGGCATCGGGTCGCCCGCCGACGCGTACGGCGCGCAGGCCAGCACAGCTCCGGCGGTCACTACCAGGTAGGCCCCGGCCAGCCAGCAGGCGAGGGGCAGGACGGCCGTCAGGAGCTGGGCGAGCGGCGTACGAGCGGTCGACGCGAGCAGCTCCGTCGTCCCCCGTCTGCGCTCCCGGCCGCCCTGCCAGGCACCTGAGGCGAGCGCGAACGGGACGCCGATCATGCCGGCCGCGGTGTTCAGCTCTTCGGTCATCCCGCCCCAACTGCCCTGCCACTGGGTCGATGTGGCGGCGAGAGCCCACCCGAGAGCGAGGATCAGGCCTCCGCCCGCCCAGGGGGCGAAGCCGCGCAGGGCCTCGACGCGGAAGGGGTGGGGAGCGGAACGGGGACGGGGTTTCGGAGCGGACGGCGCCTGCGGGCGCGGGATCCGCTGACGGCCGTCGTCGGCCCTGCGGGTCCCGGTGTCGGCCGGTCGGCCGCCGGTCGGACTGTCTCCGTTCGGCTGGACACGTACGTTCATCGGCCGGCTCCCGCCGCCGCCGCCGTGCGGTGGCCGCGCAGGGCCGCCGTGTAACCACGCTCGATGGCGTTGCCGTCGGACTCGTGACCGTTCGCGCCGAGGGCGGCGAGCGAGCGGGGCGTGCCGCGGTAGGCGACCCGGCCGGTCTCGATCAGGGTCACGTCCGTGCAGGCCGCGGCCACGTCCTCCACCAGGTGGGTGGAGACGATCACGGTGGCGGTCTCGCCCAGCTCCCGCAGCAACGCGCGGAACTCGACGCGCTGTTCCGGGTCGAGGCCCGCGGTGGGTTCGTCGAGGAGCAGGAGGCGGGGGTCGTTCACGATGGCCTGGGCGATGCCGACACGGCGGATCATGCCGCCGGACAGGGTCTTGACCTTCGCGTCGATACGGTCGGCGAGGCCGACCCGGGCCACGGCGCGTTCGACCGCGGCGGAGGCGGCCACCGCCGGCAGTTCCTTCAGCCACGCCACGTAGGCGACGAATTCCCGCACCGTGAAGCCCGGGTAGTACCCGAAGTCCTGTGGCAGATAGCCGAGTTCCCGGCGGACCGCGCCGCGCTCCCGGTGGCCGCGGAGGTCGCTGCCGAGCATCTCCACCCGGCCCGCGGTGGGCTCCGCGACCGTCGCGAGGACGCGGATGAGCGAGGTCTTGCCGGCGCCGTTGGGGCCGAGCAGACCGTGGACGCCGGGACCGAAGTCCAGGTCGACGGCGTCCAGGGCGGTGGTCCTGCGGTGCCGGACGGTCAGCCCGGAGATCCGTATGGCGGCGGTCCGGAGACCGTCTTCGCCGTGCGTGGCCGGCATGCCGGTCGTACCAGGGATGTTCACATCGTCTCCAGACGGTCGTACGCGGAACGGCGCGCGGCGAGGAGGAGGGCGCAGAGCGCGGCAGCCGCCGCCCAGCCCGCCTGGGGTGAGGCGCCGGTGAAGTAGAGGGAGAGCTGCTGTACGAGACGGGCCGTCAGGCCGGTGCCGGTGGCCGTGAGGACGGGGGCCGCGAGCGCGAGCAGCCAGCCGCCGCCGACCACCGCCGTCGCGGTACGGCAGCCCACGTACCCGGACAGCACGAGCGAGGCCAGCGTCAGGGCAAGGCCGGGCAGCAGCCAGGTGGCCGCCGCCGGTGCCGCGGGCAGGTGCGGGCCGGAGGGCGGGAGCAGCAGCCCCGCCACCGTCAGCAGCGGCAGGCTCACCGCCAGCACGGCGGCCGTCCGCATCAGCAGAAGGCGCAGTCCGCCGGACGGGGAGGTCGCGACGATCTCGTGCAGGGGATCGGCGTGCCGTCCGTACGAGAGGGCGACGCCTGCCACGGGTACGACCGGCGCGACGGCCAGCAGCAGCGGCCGCGCGCCGGCCGCCCCGCCCCCGTAGGCGAGCGCGGCCGCCCCCACGGCCACCAGCACCACGGCTCCGGCCCAGGCCCCGCGCAGGGCGGGCCCGGCGGCCCAGACGATCCGCGTGAGCCGTCCCCCGGCGGCTCGCGCGGGAGCCGGAATCCGGGTGGGTGCGGGAGCCGAGGCCCGTGCGGTGGCCGGTGCCGGTTCGCGTACCGCGTGCAGGACCGCGTCCCGCACCTCCGCGAGCACCATCCCGGCCGCCCCGGCGCGGGCCGCGTGCGAGACCCGTGCGGCGCACGGTCCGCAGCTCTCCAGGTGTTTCTCCAGTGACCAGGCGTCCGTCTCCGGGAGGGAGCCGTCCGCATAGCGGGTGACGAGGTCGTCGGGGGCGTGCCAGCCGGTCATGCCGGACCTCCCAGCGGGGACGGTGCCAAGGACGGATTCAGGTAGGGGCCGAGCGCTGAATTCAGGGATGCGTTCAGGGGTGCGCTCAGGGATGGGTTCAGGGACGGGTTCAGATGGGCGAGGGCCGCGCGGAGTTCGGCGCGGGCGCGCATGGCGCGGGTCTTGACCGTGCCCTCCGGGATGCCGAGGAGACGGGCGGTCTCGCGCGTGGTCAGACCGTCGACGACCGTGGCCCGCAGCACCTCGCGCAGTTCGGGAGAGATACGGTCCAGGGCCGAACCCACGTCTCCGTACTCGAGCCCGGTCAGCACGCTCTCCTCCGCGGAGGGCTCGGGCGCCGGCGCCGCGTACTCCACGCGCGCCGCCCGCTCCTGCACCCGCCGCGCGTCCACCAGACGCCGCGCCGCGATCGTCCACAGCCAGCCGCCGGCCTCCGCGCCCCGGTGCGCGCCGGCCGACCGCCAGACGGTCACGAAGGTGTCCTGCAACACCTCGCGCACCACCTCGGGATCGGCGCACCGCCGGGACAGCCGCAGGTGCAGCCAGCCGGCGTGCCGGTCGTACAGTGCGGCCATCGCCGCCGAGTCGCCGTCCGCCACGGCCCGCAGCAGCGCCGCGTCCGTGTCGTCCTCCCGGTGGCCCCCCATGGGGCGGAACAGTCTCACACCCCGTCTATCGACCCCCTCGGGCCGATCGGTTCACTCCGCGGCCGAACGCGACGGCTGGTGTCGACAAGGGTGGCCGAAGTGCTTTGTCTGCCCCAGCCTGGGGTTGTCGAAGGGGAACCGAATGTGACCAGGAGCACGTTGTTCGTCAGGAAACGTCTGCCGTCGCGCCCGCTGGGTAAGGCTGCGGTAACGCGCATTCGACACTCGACGCACTCGACAAGGAGGCCCCCGTGGCCGCATCGGGACACCTTCTTCTCTCGGCCCGCTCCAAACGCGCGGCGGAGTCGCCGGTCGAGCCCGAGGGCGCCCAGCTGTGTCTGCTCAGTGCGGAGGGCGCCTGTGCGGAGGCGCCGCTGACCAGCGAACCTCCGTTGCCCGACGCCGGACCGCTGACCAGCGAGCCGCCGCTGGCCGAGGCCGCGCACCTGACGAGCGAGCCCACCTCCACCGGCGTCGCTCCGGGGGTCTAGATGGCACCTCGTCGGCCCGCCGACCCCCCGCAGACGACGCCACAGGCGCCCCAGACCCCTTTGTCCCGGCTCGCCGAACTGCACGGCGTCGCCAGCTCCTACAACCCCTCCCCGGACCGTACGGTCGCGGCCGACGACACCGCGCTCGTCGCGACCCTGGCCGCGCTCGGCGTCGACGCGAGCTCCCCGGACGCCGTGAGCGCCGCCCTCGCGGCACGGGAGGCCGAGACCCGGGAGCGGCTGCTGCCGGCGACCGTGGTGTGCTGGGGCGGCCAGGTCCCGGCCGAGCTGGCCGGACTGCCGGACGGCACCCGCCTCCGTATCGCCACCGAACAGGGCGAGACGCGCGCCTCGGCCGAACAACTCCCGCCCGGCGTCCACGCGTTGCACGCCACCGCGCCCGACGGCCGCACCGCCGACACCCACCTCGTCGTGGCCCCCGCCCGGCTGCCCACGCCGCCCGGACGCACGTACGGCCTCCTCGTCCAGCTCTACTCCCTCCTCTCCCGCCGCTCCTGGGGCATGGGCGACCTGGGCGACCTCAGTGAGCTGACCGCCTGGGCGGGCCGGGCGCTCGGCGCCGGATTCGTGCAGGTCAACCCGTTGCACGCGGCCGTACCCGGCGCCCCCACCGACCCCTCCCCGTACCGGCCCTCCTCCCGCCGCTTCGCCGACCCGGTGCATCTGCGGGTCGAGGACATCCCCGAGTTCGCGTACGCCGACGAGCCCGACCGGCTGCGTACGCTGCTGGAGCGTGCCGAGCGGCTGCGTGAATCCGTGCTGCACAAAGGCGCGTTGATCGACCGAGACGCCGTCTGGGAGCTCAAGCGCGAGGCGCTGGAGGTGGTGCGCGCGGTGCCCCTCGGGCCCGGCAGGCGAGCCGCGTACGCCGACTTCCTCGCCGAGGAGGGCGAGGCCCTGGAGGACCACGCCACCTGGTGCGCGCTCGCCGAGGTGTACGGATCCGACTGGCACACCTGGCCCCAAGGCCTGCGCGACCCCCGCTCCTCCGAAACCGCCCGGGCCCGCGGCGAGTTGATGGACCGCGTCGACTTCCACACCTGGCTCGCCTGGCTCACGGACGCCCAGCTCGCCACCGCCCAGCGCTCCGCGCGCGACGCGGGTATGGCCGTGGGCCTCGTACACGATCTCGCCGTCGGGGTGCATCCGGACGGAGCCGACGCCTGGGCGCAGCAGGAGTACTTCGCGGCGGGCATGTCGGTCGGCGCACCCCCGGACGCCTTCAACGCGCGCGGCCAGGACTGGGGCCTGCCGCCCTGGCGCCCGGACCGGCTCGCCGCGTCCGGCTACGCCCCGTACCGCCGTCTCCTGCGCGCCCTCTTCCGGCACGCGGGCGCCCTGCGCATCGACCACGTGATGGGCCTGTTCCGGCTCTGGTGGATCCCGCAGGGCCGGCCGCCCACGGAGGGCGCGTACGTCCGTTACGACGCCGAGGCGATGCTCGCGATCCTGGCGCTGGAGGCCTCCCGGGCCGGGGCACTGGTGATCGGCGAGGACCTCGGCACGGTGGAGCCGGGTGTGCGCGAGACGCTCCAGGCGCGCGGGGTGCTCGGCACCTCGGTGCTGTGGTTCGAACGCGACTGGGACGGCGACGGACATCCCCTTCCCCCCGAGCGCTGGCGCGCCGACTGCCTGGCCACCGCCACCACCCACGATCTGCCGCCCACCGCGGCCCGGCTCACCGGCGACCATGTCGAACTCCGCGACCGGCTGGGCCTGTTGACCGGATCCCTGGAGGAGGAACGGGCCGCGGCCGCCGCGGACACGGGGGAGTGGCTGACGCTGCTCACCCGGCTCGGGCTGCTGCACTGCGCGAGCGGCGGCTGTCCCGCGGTGTCGGAGGAGGCCGAGATCCAGGCCGTGCACCGGTTCCTGCTGCGCACCCCGGCCCGCATGATCGGTGTCTGGCTGCCGGACGCGATCGGCGACCGCCGCCCGCAGAATCTGCCCGGCACCTGGGACCAGTACCCCAACTGGCGCCTGCCCGTCGCGGACGCCGAGGGCCGCCCGGTGACGCTGGAGGAACTGGCCGCGTCGCCCAGGCTGCACGCGCTGATCGAGGTGGTGCGGGCGCGTTCCGGGGGCGATGGGGGCGGTGGGCACCGTGGCGGCGGGGACCGCGGGGGTGGTCGCGCGGAGCGCTGAGTACCTCCGTACGGCACCCCGGGCGCGCGACTCATTCAGGTGTTCGCTACGTTTGCACCGTGGACAAGAAGAACGCCCTGCGCGCCGGCGCTTTGGCCGCCGGTACGACGCTGATGATGCTGCTCATGTCGTCCCCCGCGCTCGCGCTGACCCGCGACGACGGTGACGACCCCGGCACGGGCCTGAGCGTGATCGACACGCTGGGTCTCTACGTCGTGATGCCGATCGTGCTGTTCCTGATCATCGCGGGCCTCGTGATGGCCCTGGACAAGTCCCGCGATCAGCAGAAGCAGAGCTGATCCCGCTCCGCTCTCACTCAACTCTTCCGGTCGAGGGAGTCGGTGCACCCGCTGGGTGCGCCGGCTCCCTCGACCTGTTTTCGCGGGTCCGTGAATGCGCGGGTGCCCGCGTTCTACGGGTTCGGCGCCGTCAGATACCGCTGCACCGTCGGGCCCAGCCACGCCACGATCTCCCCGCGGCTCAGCGCGACGGCCGGCCCGAACCGCAGGATGTAGCGGGCGAGCGCCAGCCCGAGCAGCTGTGAGGAGCACAGCGCGGCCCGTGCGGGAGCCTGCTCGGGGTCGGGGCAGGCGCGCACGGCGAACGGCGCCAGCTGGTCGCGGAAGATGGCCTGCATGCGCTCGGCGCCGGCCTGATTGGTGACGCCGACCCGGAGTATCGCGGTGAGCACCTCGTTCTCCTCCCAGAGGTCGAGGAAGTGGCTCACCAGGACGCGGCCCATGTCGTGCCGGTCGAGCCCCGCCGGATCGGGCATCCGCAGATCGACGTCGAGCACAGCGGCGAACAACCCCTCCTTCGAGCCGTAGTAGCGCATGACCATCGACGGATCGATCCGTGCGTCCTTGGCGATGGCGCGGATGGTGGCCCGTTCGTAGCCGTCTGCCGCGAAGCGCTCGCGGGCCGCGGCGAGGATCGCGGTGCGGGTCGCGTCGGAGCGGCGGGGCGCGGCGGCGGAGGCGGAGGGCTGGTGTTCCTTGACTGCCATGCCAACAAGCGTAGGCCAACACGTGTTGACAGTCCAGCGAGGTCACCGTATGTTGGCAAACAAGCGTTGGCCAACAAGTGTTGACCGGCGGGCGTTGACCAGCAGGCGTTGGCATCAGGAGGCCGCCATGAACGGCAACACGGGCAACATGCACACCACCCGCACCGTGCGCAACACAGGCCCCACCGCTCCCCGCGACGTCATCGTCGTCGGCTCCGGCCCCACCGGGCTGCTGCTGGCCGGCGACCTCGCCACCGCCGGTGTCCCCGTCACCCTCGTCGAGAAGCGCCCGCACAAGATCAGCAACCTCTCCCGCGCCTTCGTCCTGCACGCCCGCACCTTGGAGCAGCTCGACGCCCGCGGTCTCGCCGACGGCCTGGAGCTGGGCGGCCGGCCCCTCGACCGCATCCGTCTCTTCGGCGGACTCGCCCTCGCGCTCGACACCCTCCCCTCCCGCTTCAACCACCTCCTCGTCATCCCGCAGTACGAGGTGGAGAAAGCGCTGCTGCGGCGGGCGGAAGAGGCCGGAGTGCGGTTCCGGTACGAGAGTGAGGTCACCGGGCTGAGCCAGGACGCGGACGGGGTGACGCTCGAAGTCCGGCGCGCGGACGGCGAGTCGGAGACGCTGGGGGCCGCGTACGTCGTCGGGACGGACGGGATGCGCAGCGCGGTGCGCGCGGCGGTCGGGCTGCCGTTCCCCGGCAAGTCGGTCATCCGGTCCGTCGTCCTCGCGGACGTCCGGCTCGACGAGGAGCCGGAGTCGGTGCTGACCGCCAACGCCGTCGGCGACGCCTTCGCCTTCATCGCGCCCTTCGGCGACGGCTACTACCGGGTGATCGGCTGGCACCGCGGCCGCGACGTCCCCGACAGCGAGCCGCTCGAACTCGACGAGGTCAAGGAGATCGCCCGGCTCGCCCTCGGCCACGACTACGGCATGCGCGACGCCCGCTGGATGTCCCGCTTCCACAGTGACGAGCGTCAGGCGCCCGCCTACCGTGTCGGCCGCGTCTTCCTCGCCGGGGACGCCGCCCACGTCCACACCCCGGCCGGCGGCCAGGGCATGAACACCGGTCTCCAGGACGCGGCGAACCTCGGCTGGAAGCTGGCGGCCGTCCTCAACGGGCACGCGGACACCGCCCTGTTGGACACCTACCAGGCCGAGCGCCACCCCGTCGGCAAGTCCGTGCTGCGCAGCAGCGGCGGCATCGTACGGCTCGCGATGGCCAAGCACCCCTGGACGCTGGCGCTGCGCGCCGGGCTCACCGCGTTCCTCAACCACGTCGGCCCCGCCCGTCGCAAGGCCGCGGGCCAGATCACGGGCATCGGGTACGCGTACGGGGCGCCGCGCGGCGCGCACCGCCTGGTCGGCACCCGCGTCCCGGACGTCGCCCTGAAGAGCGGCCGCCTCTACGAGGCCCTGCGCGGCGGCAGGTTCGTACTGATCGCCCCTCGGCCGTACGACGCCGGGGACCGCGCCGACCGCCTCGCCGTCGAGCGCTGGGCGAGCGACCGGCGTACGACCGTGCTCGTGCGGCCCGACGGATATGTGGCCTGGGCCGCGGAGACCCCGGACGCGGCGGCGGTCGAGGCGGCGCTGGCCGCCGCGGTGGGCGAGTCGGGCGCGCGCCGGCTAGTCGGTGGCGCCGGTCAGCAACTGGCGCAGGAGACCGGCGAGTTGGCCGGCCTGGTCCTCGTCGAGGGCTGAGAGGGCCTCCGTCTGGACGGCGAGCCCCGCTCCGACGGCCTCGTCGATCAGCCGCAGACCCTCGTCGGTGAGCGTGACCTGGAGCCCGCGACGGTCGTGCGGATCGGGTGAGCGGCGGAGCAGTCCGGCCCGCTCCAGCTTGTCCAGGCGCCCAGTCATCCCGCCGGTGGTGAGCATGAGCGTCGCCGAGAGCTGCCGGGGTGAGAGCGCGTACGGGGCGTCCGAGCGGCGCAGCGTCGCCAGCACGTCGAACTCCCCGCGCGAGATGCCGTAGCGCGCGTACGCCTTCTCCATCCGGTCGCCCATCGCGCGAGCGAGCCGGAAGATCCGGCCGAAGACCTCCATCGCGGCGGTGTCGAGGTCCGGCCGGACCGTGGCCCACTGCCCGATGATCGCGTCGACGGGGTCTTTGGGAGTGCTCATGGGGGCGAGTATCCGCCGCGGATCGGTCGGCCGCAAGAAAGTAGCTTGACGAAAAGTAGCTTAGAAGTAAGCTACTTCCTGCTGACCTACTTCTTGCCGTTCCGCTTCCGCAGGCCCACTTCGAATCGGGTGCCCTCATGGCCGCGAACCGTCCCGCCCGCTCCACGCGCTCCACCCGCCCCGCCCTCATAGCCCTCACCGCGCTCGCCCCCATCTCCTGGGGCAGCACCTACGCCGTCACCACCGAGTTCCTGCCGCCCGACCGCCCCCTGTTCACGGCGGTGACGCGTGCCCTGCCCGCGGGGCTGCTGCTCCTCGCGCTGGCGCGGGTGCTGCCGCGTGGCGTCTGGTGGGGGAAGGCGGTGGTGCTGGGTGCGCTGAACATCGGTGCCTTCTTCCCGCTGCTGTTCCTCTCCGCGTACCGGCTGCCCGGCGGAATGGCGGCGGTGGTCGGCTCGATCGGGCCGCTGTTCGTGGCGGGCCTCTCGGTGCTGCTGCTCGGCGACCGGCCGACCCTCCGCACGATCCTCACGGGTGTCGTCGCGGCCCTCGGGGTCAGCCTCGTCGTACTGAAGGCGGCCGGCGCGCTCGACCTCGTGGGTGTCCTCGCGGCGCTCGCCTCGACCGCCTCGATGTCCACCGGCACCGTGCTCACCAAGCGGTGGGGGCGGCCGGACGGGGTCGGCCCGCTGGCGCTCACCGCCTGGCAGCTGACGGCCGGCGGACTGCTGATCGCGCCGGTCGCCCTCCTCGTCGAGGGTGCGCCGCCCGCGCTGGACGGCCGGGCGGTCGGCGGCTACCTCTACCTCGCGCTGGCGAACACGGCGGTCGCGTACTGGCTCTGGTTCCGCGGCATCGGCCGCCTGGCCGCCACGCAGGTCACCTTCCTCGGCCCGCTCTCGCCGCTGACCGCGGCCGTCATCGGCTGGGCGGCTCTGGGGCAGACGCTGACGATGGTGCAGGTGGCGGGTATGGCGCTGGCGTTCGGGGCGACGGTCTTCGGTCAGCTCAAGCCGCGTACGGCCGTGAGCGTCGCCACCGCCACCGCCACCGCCGCCATCGCCGTCGACGTCGCCAAGACAGAATCGTTCAGTTCTGCTGAAAGGAATGCTCGAAAAGATTCGATGGACGTGACAGTTCCCGCCTTGCGACGGTAGTCGGGCAGCTCCCCCGACCACTACCGAGAGGCAAGGGATATCCGTGGCAGTCCTGGACCGGACGCGTACGCACAGCGTGACCCGCACGACGGCGCGAAAGGGGGCCACCGGTCTCGGTATCGCCCTCGCGGCCGTCGCCACGGTCGTCTGGTCCGGCAGCTTCGTCGCCGCGCGCGCCCTGCACGACAGCGTGCCGCCCGTCCAGCAGGCGTTCTGGCGCTGGGTCGTCGCGCTCGTGGCGGTCACCCCGTTCGCGGCCCGCGAGGCCTGGCGGCAGCGGGCGCTCGTACGCCGTCACCTCGGCCATGTCCTGCTCGCCGCCCTCCTCGGCGTCACCGTCTACAACACGCTGGTCAACCAGGCGGGCGTCTCCACCTCCGCCGG containing:
- a CDS encoding ABC transporter ATP-binding protein, producing the protein MPATHGEDGLRTAAIRISGLTVRHRRTTALDAVDLDFGPGVHGLLGPNGAGKTSLIRVLATVAEPTAGRVEMLGSDLRGHRERGAVRRELGYLPQDFGYYPGFTVREFVAYVAWLKELPAVAASAAVERAVARVGLADRIDAKVKTLSGGMIRRVGIAQAIVNDPRLLLLDEPTAGLDPEQRVEFRALLRELGETATVIVSTHLVEDVAAACTDVTLIETGRVAYRGTPRSLAALGANGHESDGNAIERGYTAALRGHRTAAAAGAGR
- a CDS encoding zf-HC2 domain-containing protein; translated protein: MTGWHAPDDLVTRYADGSLPETDAWSLEKHLESCGPCAARVSHAARAGAAGMVLAEVRDAVLHAVREPAPATARASAPAPTRIPAPARAAGGRLTRIVWAAGPALRGAWAGAVVLVAVGAAALAYGGGAAGARPLLLAVAPVVPVAGVALSYGRHADPLHEIVATSPSGGLRLLLMRTAAVLAVSLPLLTVAGLLLPPSGPHLPAAPAAATWLLPGLALTLASLVLSGYVGCRTATAVVGGGWLLALAAPVLTATGTGLTARLVQQLSLYFTGASPQAGWAAAAALCALLLAARRSAYDRLETM
- a CDS encoding RNA polymerase sigma factor — protein: MGGHREDDTDAALLRAVADGDSAAMAALYDRHAGWLHLRLSRRCADPEVVREVLQDTFVTVWRSAGAHRGAEAGGWLWTIAARRLVDARRVQERAARVEYAAPAPEPSAEESVLTGLEYGDVGSALDRISPELREVLRATVVDGLTTRETARLLGIPEGTVKTRAMRARAELRAALAHLNPSLNPSLSAPLNASLNSALGPYLNPSLAPSPLGGPA
- the malQ gene encoding 4-alpha-glucanotransferase, which codes for MAPRRPADPPQTTPQAPQTPLSRLAELHGVASSYNPSPDRTVAADDTALVATLAALGVDASSPDAVSAALAAREAETRERLLPATVVCWGGQVPAELAGLPDGTRLRIATEQGETRASAEQLPPGVHALHATAPDGRTADTHLVVAPARLPTPPGRTYGLLVQLYSLLSRRSWGMGDLGDLSELTAWAGRALGAGFVQVNPLHAAVPGAPTDPSPYRPSSRRFADPVHLRVEDIPEFAYADEPDRLRTLLERAERLRESVLHKGALIDRDAVWELKREALEVVRAVPLGPGRRAAYADFLAEEGEALEDHATWCALAEVYGSDWHTWPQGLRDPRSSETARARGELMDRVDFHTWLAWLTDAQLATAQRSARDAGMAVGLVHDLAVGVHPDGADAWAQQEYFAAGMSVGAPPDAFNARGQDWGLPPWRPDRLAASGYAPYRRLLRALFRHAGALRIDHVMGLFRLWWIPQGRPPTEGAYVRYDAEAMLAILALEASRAGALVIGEDLGTVEPGVRETLQARGVLGTSVLWFERDWDGDGHPLPPERWRADCLATATTHDLPPTAARLTGDHVELRDRLGLLTGSLEEERAAAAADTGEWLTLLTRLGLLHCASGGCPAVSEEAEIQAVHRFLLRTPARMIGVWLPDAIGDRRPQNLPGTWDQYPNWRLPVADAEGRPVTLEELAASPRLHALIEVVRARSGGDGGGGHRGGGDRGGGRAER
- a CDS encoding TetR/AcrR family transcriptional regulator, with translation MAVKEHQPSASAAAPRRSDATRTAILAAARERFAADGYERATIRAIAKDARIDPSMVMRYYGSKEGLFAAVLDVDLRMPDPAGLDRHDMGRVLVSHFLDLWEENEVLTAILRVGVTNQAGAERMQAIFRDQLAPFAVRACPDPEQAPARAALCSSQLLGLALARYILRFGPAVALSRGEIVAWLGPTVQRYLTAPNP
- a CDS encoding FAD-dependent monooxygenase, whose product is MHTTRTVRNTGPTAPRDVIVVGSGPTGLLLAGDLATAGVPVTLVEKRPHKISNLSRAFVLHARTLEQLDARGLADGLELGGRPLDRIRLFGGLALALDTLPSRFNHLLVIPQYEVEKALLRRAEEAGVRFRYESEVTGLSQDADGVTLEVRRADGESETLGAAYVVGTDGMRSAVRAAVGLPFPGKSVIRSVVLADVRLDEEPESVLTANAVGDAFAFIAPFGDGYYRVIGWHRGRDVPDSEPLELDEVKEIARLALGHDYGMRDARWMSRFHSDERQAPAYRVGRVFLAGDAAHVHTPAGGQGMNTGLQDAANLGWKLAAVLNGHADTALLDTYQAERHPVGKSVLRSSGGIVRLAMAKHPWTLALRAGLTAFLNHVGPARRKAAGQITGIGYAYGAPRGAHRLVGTRVPDVALKSGRLYEALRGGRFVLIAPRPYDAGDRADRLAVERWASDRRTTVLVRPDGYVAWAAETPDAAAVEAALAAAVGESGARRLVGGAGQQLAQETGELAGLVLVEG
- a CDS encoding MarR family winged helix-turn-helix transcriptional regulator, which translates into the protein MSTPKDPVDAIIGQWATVRPDLDTAAMEVFGRIFRLARAMGDRMEKAYARYGISRGEFDVLATLRRSDAPYALSPRQLSATLMLTTGGMTGRLDKLERAGLLRRSPDPHDRRGLQVTLTDEGLRLIDEAVGAGLAVQTEALSALDEDQAGQLAGLLRQLLTGATD
- a CDS encoding EamA family transporter; the encoded protein is MAANRPARSTRSTRPALIALTALAPISWGSTYAVTTEFLPPDRPLFTAVTRALPAGLLLLALARVLPRGVWWGKAVVLGALNIGAFFPLLFLSAYRLPGGMAAVVGSIGPLFVAGLSVLLLGDRPTLRTILTGVVAALGVSLVVLKAAGALDLVGVLAALASTASMSTGTVLTKRWGRPDGVGPLALTAWQLTAGGLLIAPVALLVEGAPPALDGRAVGGYLYLALANTAVAYWLWFRGIGRLAATQVTFLGPLSPLTAAVIGWAALGQTLTMVQVAGMALAFGATVFGQLKPRTAVSVATATATAAIAVDVAKTESFSSAERNARKDSMDVTVPALRR